In the genome of Rhodoferax sp. BAB1, one region contains:
- a CDS encoding TRAP transporter substrate-binding protein yields MKLDRRSFVSKTVTAGAAAGALAFPMVAKAQQSFNWKMTSAYPKGSPFYMDGPGSATDLAKRINDMSGGRLKIQVFGAGELIPAFEGFDAVRAGTVEMNHANSYFWTGKTFAAQYFTAVPFGLNFQGMNGWLYDGGGIDLWNEVYAPFGMVAMPCGNTGVQMTGWFKKEIKSVADLKGLKMRIPGLAGKVYANLGVDVKVLPGGEIFPALERGVIDAAEFVGPYQDRRLGLQKAAKYYYTTGWHEAATVSELLINKAAWDKLPKDLQAIVQNASAACNVISEGWCQKANSEAMDDLVKNQKVIAKPLPDSVIKALRTETEKVLAEAVAKDPLVKKVHDSYMGFKAKYDRWVEVSEEQYHSKVRG; encoded by the coding sequence ATGAAACTGGACCGTCGTTCGTTTGTTTCCAAAACCGTCACTGCCGGCGCCGCTGCCGGTGCGCTGGCCTTCCCCATGGTGGCCAAGGCGCAGCAGAGTTTCAACTGGAAAATGACCAGTGCCTACCCCAAGGGCTCACCTTTTTATATGGACGGCCCGGGCAGCGCCACCGACCTGGCCAAGCGCATCAATGACATGTCGGGCGGCCGCCTGAAGATCCAGGTCTTCGGCGCTGGCGAACTGATCCCGGCTTTCGAGGGCTTCGACGCCGTGCGCGCCGGCACCGTGGAGATGAACCACGCCAACAGCTACTTCTGGACCGGCAAGACCTTTGCGGCCCAGTACTTCACGGCCGTGCCCTTCGGCCTGAACTTCCAGGGCATGAACGGCTGGCTCTACGACGGCGGCGGCATCGACCTGTGGAACGAGGTCTACGCGCCCTTCGGCATGGTGGCCATGCCCTGCGGCAACACCGGCGTGCAGATGACGGGCTGGTTCAAGAAGGAGATCAAGAGCGTTGCCGACCTCAAGGGCCTGAAGATGCGCATCCCCGGCCTGGCCGGCAAGGTCTACGCCAACCTAGGCGTGGACGTGAAGGTGCTGCCCGGCGGCGAGATCTTCCCGGCGCTGGAGCGCGGCGTGATCGACGCGGCCGAGTTCGTCGGCCCCTACCAGGACCGCCGCCTGGGCCTGCAGAAAGCGGCCAAGTACTACTACACCACAGGCTGGCACGAGGCCGCCACGGTGTCCGAGCTGTTGATCAACAAGGCCGCCTGGGACAAGCTGCCCAAGGACCTGCAGGCCATCGTGCAGAACGCCTCGGCCGCCTGCAACGTTATCAGCGAAGGCTGGTGCCAGAAGGCCAATTCCGAGGCCATGGACGATCTGGTCAAGAACCAGAAGGTCATTGCCAAGCCGCTGCCGGATTCGGTGATCAAGGCCCTGCGCACCGAGACCGAAAAGGTGCTGGCCGAGGCCGTGGCCAAGGACCCGCTGGTCAAGAAGGTGCACGATTCCTACATGGGCTTCAAGGCCAAGTACGACCGCTGGGTCGAGGTCAGCGAAGAGCAGTACCACAGCAAGGTGCGTGGTTAA
- a CDS encoding ABC-type transport auxiliary lipoprotein family protein, whose translation MNKLVAWRRFFLTVPVVLLAACAALPERAPAPLRYDFGPSAAVLAQPVSGARPLLALRVQASPALDSPAMLYRLAYADAQQLRAYSQSRWAMVPAELVQQRLREGLGRQFVLPPGDVAPRLLLIELDEFSQLFSSPEQSAGLLRLRATLLQRTAGGEQLLAQRELQLQQPAASADAAGGVRALGAATDAALTELVQWLQMQR comes from the coding sequence GTGAACAAGCTTGTGGCCTGGCGCCGTTTTTTCCTGACCGTCCCGGTCGTCCTGCTCGCGGCCTGCGCTGCTTTGCCCGAGCGCGCCCCGGCACCGCTGCGGTATGACTTCGGTCCGTCCGCTGCCGTCCTTGCCCAGCCAGTGTCGGGCGCGCGGCCCTTGCTGGCCCTGCGCGTGCAAGCCAGCCCGGCGCTGGACAGCCCGGCCATGCTCTACCGCCTGGCTTATGCCGATGCCCAGCAGTTGCGCGCCTACAGCCAGTCGCGCTGGGCCATGGTGCCGGCTGAACTGGTGCAGCAGCGCCTGCGCGAGGGCCTGGGCCGGCAGTTTGTGCTACCCCCCGGTGATGTGGCGCCGCGTCTGCTGCTTATCGAGCTGGACGAGTTCAGCCAGCTCTTCAGCAGCCCGGAGCAGAGCGCCGGCCTGCTGCGCCTGCGCGCCACGCTGCTGCAGCGCACGGCCGGTGGCGAGCAGCTGCTGGCCCAACGCGAACTGCAGCTGCAGCAGCCGGCCGCCAGCGCCGACGCCGCGGGTGGCGTGCGCGCTTTGGGTGCGGCCACCGATGCCGCACTGACCGAATTGGTGCAGTGGCTGCAAATGCAACGGTAA
- a CDS encoding MaoC family dehydratase, with protein sequence MSTKTFRYYWEDMAVGSTRELGSVSPTREQIMDFARQFDPQPFHLDEAAAQASVFGSLCASGWHTCAMAMRLMVDNFLSEAAGLGSPGLESLKWTKPVFPGDTLSLRHTILDSRPMGSRPDVGLVRTLWEMHNQRGDKVLHMEGWGMFRRRTPATTT encoded by the coding sequence ATGAGCACGAAAACCTTCAGGTACTACTGGGAAGACATGGCCGTGGGCAGCACGCGCGAGCTCGGCAGCGTCAGCCCCACGCGCGAACAGATCATGGACTTCGCGCGCCAGTTCGACCCGCAGCCCTTCCACCTGGACGAGGCCGCCGCCCAGGCCTCGGTCTTCGGCAGCCTGTGCGCCAGCGGCTGGCACACCTGCGCCATGGCCATGCGCCTGATGGTCGACAACTTCCTGTCCGAAGCGGCCGGCCTGGGCTCGCCCGGGCTGGAAAGCCTGAAGTGGACCAAACCGGTGTTTCCCGGCGACACGCTGAGCCTGCGCCACACCATCCTGGACAGCCGCCCCATGGGCAGCCGGCCCGACGTGGGCCTGGTGCGCACGCTGTGGGAGATGCACAACCAGCGCGGCGACAAGGTGCTGCACATGGAAGGCTGGGGCATGTTCCGCCGCCGCACGCCAGCCACCACCACCTGA
- a CDS encoding amidohydrolase, whose product MWRPLLVLCGLALAGPAHAADYSGPLFDAHLHYNEEAYQGPHPLDDVLARMQRNGVRAVIANSRPNDGTRTLASAGVQTRAAGVTVVPFIRLYRNRADYDNWFRDESIYTMVQTEFARGTAAGPYRGIGEFHLYDSANANGPVAKKLMQFAAEKQLAVLAHVDDVAIDLLMAHAPGARLIWAHTGIGGSPAARVAALMEKYPLLMGELSYRPGLTCDESRLCPEWRALLLKYPDRFLIGSDTWVNQRWMYYDELMRGYRRWLGDLPPEVARRIAWDNGASLFQLSRP is encoded by the coding sequence ATGTGGCGCCCGCTGCTGGTGTTGTGTGGGCTGGCCTTGGCCGGCCCGGCCCATGCGGCCGACTACAGCGGCCCGCTGTTCGACGCCCACCTGCACTACAACGAAGAGGCCTATCAGGGCCCGCACCCGCTGGACGATGTGCTGGCCCGCATGCAGCGCAACGGTGTGCGCGCTGTCATCGCCAACAGCCGGCCCAATGACGGCACCAGGACCCTGGCCTCGGCCGGTGTGCAGACGCGCGCGGCCGGCGTGACGGTGGTGCCCTTCATCCGCCTCTACCGCAACCGGGCCGACTACGACAACTGGTTCCGCGACGAGAGCATCTACACCATGGTGCAGACCGAGTTCGCGCGTGGCACGGCGGCCGGGCCCTACCGCGGCATCGGTGAGTTCCATCTCTACGACAGCGCCAATGCCAACGGCCCGGTGGCGAAAAAGCTCATGCAGTTCGCCGCAGAGAAGCAGCTGGCCGTGCTGGCCCATGTGGATGACGTGGCCATCGACCTGCTGATGGCGCATGCGCCCGGCGCGCGGCTGATCTGGGCGCACACCGGCATCGGCGGCTCACCGGCGGCGCGTGTGGCGGCGCTGATGGAGAAGTACCCACTGCTCATGGGTGAGCTGTCCTACCGGCCGGGGCTGACATGCGACGAAAGCCGCCTGTGTCCTGAATGGCGTGCGCTGCTGCTGAAATACCCGGACCGCTTCCTGATCGGCTCCGACACCTGGGTCAACCAGCGCTGGATGTATTACGACGAACTGATGCGCGGCTACCGTCGCTGGCTGGGTGACCTGCCGCCCGAGGTGGCACGCCGCATCGCCTGGGACAACGGAGCGAGCCTGTTCCAGTTGAGCAGACCTTGA
- a CDS encoding dienelactone hydrolase family protein, with protein MGQFIDLKAADGFTFPAYVAQPATKPRGGVVVLQEIFGVNAHIRAVADGYAAAGYLAVAPATFHRVKPGVELGYAPDDMSAGMALKATVEALPAPGVLQDIQAAITHAAQAGKVGVVGYCWGGLLTWRTACLLKGVSAAVPYYGGGVTTEAEIARTPKCPVLAHFGEKDHWIPLEGVAAFQKAHPETEVHVYAANHGFNCDHRGAWDATAAALARERTLAFFAKHLG; from the coding sequence ATGGGACAGTTCATCGATCTGAAGGCCGCCGACGGTTTCACGTTCCCGGCCTACGTGGCACAACCGGCGACCAAACCGCGCGGCGGCGTGGTGGTGTTGCAGGAAATCTTCGGCGTCAACGCGCATATCCGCGCCGTGGCCGACGGTTATGCGGCCGCGGGTTATCTGGCGGTGGCACCGGCCACCTTCCACCGCGTCAAGCCCGGCGTCGAACTGGGCTATGCCCCTGACGACATGAGTGCCGGCATGGCGCTCAAGGCCACCGTGGAGGCACTGCCGGCGCCCGGCGTGCTGCAGGACATCCAGGCCGCCATCACCCATGCGGCCCAGGCCGGCAAGGTGGGCGTGGTCGGCTACTGCTGGGGTGGCCTGCTGACCTGGCGCACGGCCTGCCTGCTCAAGGGGGTGAGTGCGGCCGTGCCTTATTACGGTGGCGGTGTCACCACCGAGGCCGAGATCGCGCGCACGCCGAAGTGCCCGGTGCTGGCGCACTTCGGCGAGAAGGACCACTGGATTCCGCTGGAGGGCGTGGCGGCTTTCCAGAAGGCCCACCCGGAAACCGAGGTGCATGTCTATGCGGCCAACCACGGCTTCAACTGCGACCACCGCGGAGCCTGGGATGCCACGGCCGCGGCGCTGGCGCGCGAGCGCACCCTGGCCTTCTTTGCCAAACACCTGGGCTGA
- a CDS encoding TRAP transporter small permease subunit translates to MKNKAITSVMEKIESLVDVVGRATLWVALVMIGLVAVNVLLRYSFSFGSVWAQELEWHLLAALILLGMCYALQRGDNVRVDLFYASYSARKKFIVDLISLLLLLAVALIFIKVSIAYVMQAYSIQESSPDPGGIPLRWIVKSLIPIGYGLVALQTVAALLRLFHERAQSVEGGHV, encoded by the coding sequence ATGAAAAACAAGGCGATCACCTCCGTGATGGAGAAGATTGAATCGCTGGTCGATGTCGTCGGGCGGGCCACTCTCTGGGTGGCTCTGGTCATGATCGGACTGGTCGCGGTCAATGTGCTGCTGCGCTACTCCTTCAGCTTCGGCTCGGTCTGGGCCCAGGAGCTGGAGTGGCACCTGCTGGCAGCCCTCATCCTGCTGGGCATGTGCTACGCCCTGCAACGTGGCGACAACGTGCGCGTGGACCTGTTCTACGCCAGCTACTCGGCGCGCAAGAAATTCATCGTCGACCTGATCTCGCTGCTGCTGCTGCTGGCCGTGGCGCTGATCTTCATCAAGGTGTCGATCGCCTACGTGATGCAGGCCTATTCCATCCAGGAGAGCTCGCCCGATCCGGGTGGCATCCCGCTGCGCTGGATCGTCAAGTCGCTGATCCCGATCGGTTATGGCCTGGTGGCCCTGCAGACGGTGGCGGCCTTGTTGCGCCTGTTCCACGAGCGTGCACAGTCGGTGGAGGGTGGCCATGTTTGA
- a CDS encoding TRAP transporter large permease subunit, with translation MFEPQTYAILMLVGFFALLMLGVPVATTLATVGFIFGYLGFGDSLFSLLPARFYGIVAGYQWMAIPLFVFMGVMLEKSRLADDLLDVMGHIAGGVRGGMGVGIILFGVLMGATTGIVGATVITLGLLTLPTLIKRGYNKSIACGAICASGTLGQIIPPSLILILLSDIMQLSVGTLFAAAVGPGMLLSAVYIIFLLVLGWLKPDLMPPIPQDERDGVTRRQLWIRFWKVVVPPIMLVVAVLGSIVGGIAAPTEAASMGAVGAVLITVLSKRFTWKVLKDVALETSKITAIMMLILMTAQVFALAFRGLHGEDLITRMFEVLPGGVNSDIWFMMLLIFVLGFFIEWIEISYIAVPLFLPVLLAQGVDPVWLAMLITVNLQSSFLTPPFGWALFYLKGVAPPEVTIKDIYKGVIPFITMQFLALLLLFFYPQIALWLPKAIGW, from the coding sequence ATGTTTGAACCGCAGACCTATGCCATCCTGATGCTGGTGGGTTTTTTCGCCCTGCTGATGCTGGGCGTTCCGGTGGCCACCACGCTGGCGACCGTGGGTTTCATCTTCGGCTACCTGGGCTTCGGTGACAGCCTCTTCAGCCTGCTGCCGGCGCGTTTCTACGGCATCGTGGCCGGTTACCAGTGGATGGCGATCCCGCTCTTCGTCTTCATGGGCGTGATGCTGGAGAAATCCCGCCTGGCCGACGACCTGCTCGACGTCATGGGCCACATCGCCGGCGGCGTGCGCGGCGGCATGGGCGTGGGCATCATCCTGTTCGGCGTGCTCATGGGCGCGACCACCGGCATCGTCGGCGCCACCGTCATCACCCTGGGCCTGCTGACCCTGCCCACGCTGATCAAGCGTGGTTACAACAAGAGCATCGCCTGCGGCGCCATCTGCGCTTCCGGAACGCTGGGGCAGATCATCCCGCCCAGCCTGATCCTGATCCTGCTGTCCGACATCATGCAGCTCTCGGTGGGCACACTGTTCGCCGCGGCGGTCGGGCCGGGCATGCTGCTCTCGGCCGTGTACATCATCTTCCTGCTGGTGCTGGGCTGGCTCAAGCCCGACCTGATGCCGCCGATTCCGCAGGACGAGCGCGATGGCGTCACGCGCCGCCAGCTCTGGATCCGCTTCTGGAAAGTCGTGGTGCCGCCCATCATGCTGGTGGTGGCGGTGCTGGGCTCCATCGTCGGCGGCATCGCCGCGCCGACCGAGGCCGCCTCCATGGGTGCTGTGGGTGCGGTGCTGATCACCGTCCTTTCGAAGCGTTTCACCTGGAAGGTCCTGAAAGACGTGGCGCTGGAGACCAGCAAGATCACCGCCATCATGATGCTCATCCTCATGACGGCCCAGGTGTTTGCGCTGGCCTTCCGCGGCCTGCATGGCGAGGACCTGATCACGCGCATGTTCGAGGTGCTGCCCGGCGGCGTGAACAGCGACATCTGGTTCATGATGCTGCTGATCTTCGTGCTGGGTTTCTTCATCGAGTGGATCGAGATCAGCTACATCGCCGTGCCCCTGTTCCTGCCGGTACTGCTGGCTCAGGGGGTAGACCCGGTCTGGCTGGCCATGCTGATCACGGTGAACCTGCAGTCCTCCTTCCTGACGCCGCCTTTCGGCTGGGCCCTGTTCTATCTCAAGGGCGTGGCGCCGCCGGAGGTGACGATCAAGGACATCTACAAAGGTGTGATCCCCTTCATCACCATGCAGTTCCTGGCGCTGCTGCTGCTGTTCTTCTACCCGCAGATCGCGCTGTGGCTGCCCAAGGCCATCGGCTGGTAG
- a CDS encoding SDR family oxidoreductase, with the protein MDKVLLVTGGGRGIGAATALLAAQRGYAVAVNYTSNSLAADEVVRQIRAGGGTAMAVRADVADEAQVLSMFQQVDAKLGRLTALANNAGVVDTTQRVDEQSLARWQRMFAINVFGTMLCAREAVRRMSTRHGGTGGAIVNVGSVASVHGAAGQYVDYAAAKGAVDVFTLGLAREVATEGIRVNAVRPGIVDTEIHASGGQPGRAQRLAPQIPMQRPGTAQEIANAIVWLLSDEAGYSTGSILDVTGGR; encoded by the coding sequence TTGGACAAGGTTCTACTGGTCACCGGGGGCGGCCGCGGCATCGGCGCCGCCACGGCGCTGCTGGCCGCGCAGCGCGGTTACGCGGTCGCCGTCAACTACACGAGCAACTCGCTGGCAGCCGACGAGGTGGTGCGGCAGATCCGCGCCGGTGGCGGCACGGCCATGGCGGTGCGCGCCGATGTAGCCGACGAGGCCCAGGTGCTATCCATGTTCCAGCAGGTCGACGCCAAGCTCGGCCGCCTCACGGCCCTGGCCAACAACGCCGGCGTGGTGGACACCACCCAGCGTGTGGACGAACAGAGCCTGGCACGCTGGCAGCGCATGTTCGCGATCAACGTCTTCGGCACCATGCTGTGCGCACGCGAAGCCGTGCGCCGCATGAGCACACGCCATGGCGGCACGGGCGGCGCCATCGTCAACGTCGGCAGCGTGGCCTCGGTGCATGGCGCGGCCGGGCAGTACGTGGACTACGCGGCCGCCAAGGGTGCGGTAGACGTGTTCACCCTGGGGCTGGCGCGCGAGGTCGCCACCGAAGGCATCCGCGTCAATGCGGTACGGCCCGGCATCGTCGACACCGAGATCCACGCCAGCGGCGGCCAGCCCGGGCGCGCGCAACGCCTGGCGCCACAGATCCCGATGCAGCGCCCCGGCACGGCGCAGGAAATCGCCAACGCCATCGTCTGGCTGCTGTCGGATGAGGCTGGCTACTCGACCGGCTCCATCCTGGACGTGACGGGAGGGCGCTGA
- a CDS encoding LON peptidase substrate-binding domain-containing protein, translating into MSSTFQLPLFPLQTVLFPGSVLPLRIFEVRYLDLIQRCQKEGAPFGVVCLSSGSEVRQPPRPGEAGEPAFGPEVFHLVGTMAHITSFERPQPGLMLVRCRGGRRFRLLRSEQLKHGLWTGEAEYLEEDTPVPVPEDLVHVRVGLQRLLQHMQAQAKPGDELPIQPPLQWDDCGWLANRWCDILPVSPQLKQQFLAVDSPLVRLELVADLLVHLKIGSGPDAGTAPGPN; encoded by the coding sequence ATGAGTTCGACCTTCCAGCTGCCCCTGTTTCCCCTGCAGACCGTGCTGTTTCCCGGCAGTGTGCTGCCGCTGCGCATCTTCGAGGTGCGTTACCTGGACCTGATCCAGCGTTGCCAGAAGGAGGGCGCTCCCTTCGGCGTGGTCTGCCTCAGCAGCGGCAGTGAGGTGCGGCAGCCGCCACGCCCGGGCGAGGCGGGTGAGCCGGCCTTCGGGCCCGAAGTGTTCCACCTCGTGGGCACGATGGCACACATCACCTCCTTCGAGCGGCCGCAGCCGGGGCTGATGCTGGTGCGCTGCCGCGGTGGCCGACGCTTTCGCCTGCTGCGCAGCGAGCAGCTGAAACACGGCCTGTGGACCGGCGAGGCCGAATACCTGGAGGAGGACACGCCGGTGCCGGTGCCGGAGGACCTTGTCCATGTCCGCGTCGGCCTGCAGCGTCTGCTGCAACACATGCAGGCGCAGGCCAAACCCGGTGACGAGTTGCCGATCCAGCCCCCGCTGCAGTGGGACGACTGCGGTTGGCTGGCCAACCGCTGGTGCGACATCCTGCCGGTGAGCCCGCAGCTCAAGCAGCAGTTCCTGGCGGTGGACAGCCCCCTGGTGCGCCTGGAGCTGGTGGCCGATCTGCTGGTGCACCTGAAGATCGGTTCCGGTCCCGACGCCGGGACAGCGCCAGGACCGAACTGA
- a CDS encoding 2-hydroxychromene-2-carboxylate isomerase, whose amino-acid sequence MSRTVDYYFAPQSPWTYLGHARFAAMAKAAGATIRVLPVDLGGKVFPISGGLPLPKRAPQRQAYRLVELKRYSEFLKIPLHPQPKYFPVGGDDAACLIIAVDQHDGPDAAMKIAGAIMAAVWAQERNIGDDQVLAALLAECGLDAKRRAQADSQEVRERYEAYTQQAIAAGVFGAPSYVIDGEIFWGQDRLDFVARKLGVSP is encoded by the coding sequence ATGAGCCGTACAGTGGACTACTATTTCGCGCCGCAAAGCCCCTGGACCTATCTGGGCCATGCGCGTTTTGCCGCCATGGCCAAGGCCGCCGGCGCCACCATCCGTGTGTTGCCGGTGGATCTGGGCGGCAAGGTGTTTCCCATTTCCGGCGGCCTGCCCTTGCCGAAGCGCGCGCCGCAGCGCCAGGCCTACCGCCTGGTGGAGCTGAAGCGCTACAGCGAATTCCTGAAGATCCCGCTGCATCCCCAACCCAAGTACTTCCCGGTCGGTGGCGACGATGCCGCCTGCCTGATCATCGCGGTGGATCAGCACGATGGCCCTGACGCCGCGATGAAGATCGCCGGCGCCATCATGGCAGCGGTCTGGGCGCAGGAGCGCAATATCGGCGACGATCAGGTGCTGGCCGCGCTGCTGGCTGAATGTGGTCTCGATGCCAAACGGCGGGCACAGGCCGACAGCCAGGAAGTGCGCGAACGTTACGAGGCCTATACGCAGCAGGCCATCGCTGCCGGTGTCTTCGGCGCACCGAGTTACGTCATCGACGGCGAGATTTTCTGGGGCCAGGACCGGCTCGATTTCGTGGCCCGCAAGCTGGGCGTATCCCCTTAA
- a CDS encoding MarC family protein, with protein sequence MDFKPLVTLLAIVNPLAIVPFFIHYTQGFTREQRLRTIWISSLSAFAVIAISALLGLQILAFFGISLASFQVGGGMLLLTSALAMLNAQPAEAKSNAEEMQSAAERSAARASIAVVPLTIPLLTGPATMSTVVIYADKAKDLLQLGTLVGYGVVVALATALCFALAEPIARVLGKTGINVMTRLMGLILAALAVEVMSDGLMKLFPALGR encoded by the coding sequence ATGGACTTCAAACCCCTCGTCACCCTGCTGGCCATCGTCAACCCGCTGGCCATCGTGCCCTTTTTCATCCACTACACCCAGGGTTTCACGCGCGAGCAGCGCCTGCGCACCATCTGGATCTCCTCGCTCAGCGCCTTCGCGGTGATTGCCATCAGCGCCCTGCTGGGCCTGCAGATCCTGGCCTTCTTTGGCATCTCGCTGGCGAGCTTCCAGGTGGGCGGCGGCATGCTGCTGCTGACCTCGGCCCTGGCCATGCTCAATGCACAACCGGCCGAAGCCAAGTCCAACGCGGAAGAGATGCAGAGCGCGGCCGAACGCTCGGCCGCGCGCGCCAGCATCGCCGTGGTGCCGCTGACCATCCCGCTGCTCACCGGCCCGGCCACCATGTCCACCGTGGTGATCTACGCCGACAAGGCGAAAGACCTGCTGCAGCTCGGCACCCTGGTGGGCTACGGCGTGGTCGTGGCGCTGGCCACGGCCCTCTGCTTCGCGCTGGCCGAGCCGATCGCACGTGTGCTGGGCAAGACCGGCATCAACGTGATGACCCGCCTGATGGGCCTGATCCTCGCGGCCCTGGCCGTGGAGGTGATGTCCGATGGCCTGATGAAACTGTTCCCGGCCCTCGGACGTTGA
- a CDS encoding gamma-glutamyltransferase family protein — protein MAQSVYGRRGIAVAPHSLAAESAVAVLREGGNALEAMVAAAATIAVVYPHMNSIGGDSFWVINGPGNRPGGIDASGRSALAASRDWYAQRGISGSIPFRGGTAALTVAGTISGWGAAHQLSAQSLGGRLPLSRLLDDAIFLARQGIPVTRSQASTTQAKLAELKDRPGFAETFLTQGQVPQVGALFKQSRLADTLALIARKGTDEYYRGALAKQMAAELAAVGSPLTLADLQAHQARLIDPLTVPVGGAQLHNMVPPSQGLVSLLILALMERFPGWKQAGPESAAFIHAQVEATKLAFRVRDRYLTDPDFMALPPAELLTPARIDALAKEFKSDVALPWGKKTDPGDTIWMGVIDQNGLAVSFIQSIYHEFGSGVVLPSSGVNWQNRGCSFSLDPKHVNTLEPRKKPFHTLNPAMAQLANGGSMVYGTMGGDGQPQTQATIFNRVMRFGDHPQQAIERPRWLLGRTWGQSSDSLKLESRFDPAVLTQLRALGHEVETIGAWDEGVGHAGMLVRHPNGVLEGGFDPRSNGAVAAF, from the coding sequence ATGGCCCAATCCGTCTATGGCCGCCGCGGTATCGCGGTGGCGCCCCACTCCCTGGCCGCCGAGTCGGCCGTTGCCGTGCTGCGCGAAGGCGGCAACGCCCTGGAGGCCATGGTGGCCGCCGCAGCCACCATTGCCGTGGTCTACCCGCACATGAACTCCATCGGCGGCGACAGCTTCTGGGTCATCAACGGCCCGGGCAACCGCCCCGGCGGCATCGACGCCAGCGGTCGCAGTGCGCTGGCGGCCAGCCGCGACTGGTACGCCCAGCGCGGCATCAGCGGCAGCATTCCCTTTCGCGGCGGCACCGCCGCGCTGACCGTGGCCGGCACCATTTCGGGCTGGGGCGCAGCGCACCAGCTGTCGGCGCAATCGCTCGGTGGCCGCCTGCCTCTGAGCCGCCTGCTGGACGACGCGATCTTCCTGGCGCGCCAGGGTATCCCCGTCACGCGCAGCCAGGCCAGCACCACGCAGGCCAAGCTGGCCGAACTGAAAGACCGCCCGGGTTTTGCCGAGACCTTCCTGACCCAGGGCCAGGTGCCGCAGGTGGGGGCACTGTTCAAGCAGTCACGCCTGGCCGACACGCTGGCGCTGATCGCGCGCAAGGGCACGGACGAGTATTACCGCGGCGCGCTGGCGAAACAGATGGCGGCCGAGCTGGCCGCTGTGGGCAGCCCGCTCACGCTGGCCGACTTGCAGGCGCACCAGGCCAGACTGATCGACCCGCTGACCGTGCCGGTCGGCGGCGCGCAGCTGCACAATATGGTGCCGCCTTCGCAGGGCCTGGTGTCGCTGCTGATCCTGGCGCTGATGGAGCGTTTCCCGGGCTGGAAGCAGGCCGGCCCCGAGAGCGCGGCTTTCATCCATGCGCAGGTGGAAGCGACCAAGCTCGCTTTCCGTGTGCGCGACCGATACCTCACCGACCCCGACTTCATGGCCCTGCCGCCGGCCGAGCTTCTGACACCGGCGCGTATCGATGCGCTGGCGAAGGAATTCAAGTCCGACGTGGCCCTGCCCTGGGGCAAGAAGACCGATCCGGGCGACACCATCTGGATGGGCGTGATCGACCAGAATGGTCTCGCTGTCTCTTTCATCCAGAGCATCTACCATGAGTTCGGTTCCGGCGTGGTGCTGCCCAGCAGTGGCGTGAACTGGCAGAACCGCGGTTGCAGCTTCTCGCTGGACCCGAAGCACGTGAACACGCTGGAGCCGCGCAAGAAACCCTTCCACACGCTGAACCCGGCCATGGCCCAGCTGGCCAACGGCGGCAGCATGGTCTACGGCACCATGGGGGGCGACGGCCAGCCGCAGACGCAGGCCACCATCTTCAACCGCGTGATGCGTTTCGGCGACCACCCGCAACAGGCCATCGAGCGGCCGCGCTGGCTGCTGGGCCGCACCTGGGGCCAGTCCAGCGACTCGCTCAAGCTGGAGAGCCGTTTTGACCCGGCCGTGCTGACGCAGTTGCGCGCGCTGGGCCACGAAGTGGAGACCATCGGCGCCTGGGACGAGGGCGTGGGCCACGCCGGTATGCTGGTGCGCCACCCCAACGGCGTGCTGGAAGGCGGTTTCGATCCGCGTTCCAACGGTGCGGTGGCAGCGTTCTAG